One window of Drosophila bipectinata strain 14024-0381.07 chromosome 4, DbipHiC1v2, whole genome shotgun sequence genomic DNA carries:
- the LOC138926838 gene encoding uncharacterized protein: MAPSLTTSEFELMMDCLGNDIKGRSDVLVAGDFNAWAQVWGCPRTNARGRVVRETFASLDLVLLNEGNQHTFSRAGAGSIIDLTFASPSLATGANWKISGSFTASDHEAILCSIGSPQERPWEPNRGNQGYRVGTLQARNFTEAARDIGKWSQRGANEMADTLAAKLEAACMASMQRRSRYRRNHAPVYWWSEEIGSIRAECMRARRLMQRARGSDAFEERHQAFKDRRKALKVAIRDSKRRCFLELCDSAEENPWGNAYRIVVKPPWTSGTRSTRRTGAIPWQP; this comes from the coding sequence ATGGCACCTAGCCTAACCACCAGTGAGTTTGAGCTCATGATGGACTGCCTGGGAAATGATATCAAAGGCCGCTCTGACGTCCTGGTAGCAGGGGACTTCAACGCGTGGGCACAGGTCTGGGGCTGCCCGAGGACGAATGCGAGAGGGAGAGTGGTAAGAGAAACCTTCGCCTCACTCGATCTCGTATTGCTGAACGAAGGAAACCAGCACACCTTCAGCAGAGCCGGAGCAGGATCCATCATTGACCTGACGTTCGCGAGCCCCTCGCTAGCGACGGGCGCTAACTGGAAGATAAGCGGCAGCTTTACGGCCAGCGACCACGAAGCAATATTGTGCTCAATTGGTAGCCCTCAAGAACGACCGTGGGAACCGAACAGAGGGAACCAAGGCTACAGAGTCGGTACGCTCCAGGCTAGGAACTTCACCGAGGCAGCACGTGACATCGGCAAGTGGAGCCAACGTGGAGCCAACGAAATGGCTgacacccttgcagctaagCTTGAGGCAGCGTGCATGGCGAGCATGCAGCGGAGAAGCCGCTACCGCAGAAACCACGCTCCTGTTTACTGGTGGAGCGAGGAGATTGGCTCCATCCGAGCTGAGTGCATGAGAGCAAGGAGGCTTATGCAGCGAGCGAGAGGCAGCGACGCCTTTGAGGAGCGGCACCAAGCCTTCAAGGACCGGCGCAAAGCATTGAAGGTGGCCATCCGAGACAGTAAAAGGAGATGCTTTCTGGAGTTGTGTGACTCGGCGGAGGAAAATCCATGGGGCAACGCGTACCGGATAGTGGTGAAGCCACCCTGGACATCAGGAACGCGTTcaacacggcggactggagcaATACCCTGGCAGCCCTAA